A DNA window from Amycolatopsis sp. DSM 110486 contains the following coding sequences:
- a CDS encoding pyruvate carboxylase, whose amino-acid sequence MFRKVLVANRGEIAIRAFRAGYELGAGTVAVFPHEDRNSLHRLKADEAYEIGEPGHPVRAYLSVEEIVKAAKKAGADAVYPGYGFLSENPDLALACEQAGITFVGPSAEILELTGNKARAVKAAREAGVPVLGSSEPSSDVDALVAAADDLGFPVFVKAVAGGGGRGMRRVEDPAMLRESIEAAAREAESAFGDPTVFLEKAVVDPRHIEVQILADGEGNVIHLYERDCSVQRRHQKVVELAPAPNLDPELRDRICADAVRFARKIGYRNAGTVEFLLDRQGNHVFIEMNPRIQVEHTVTEEVTDVDLVQSQLRIASGETLADLGLSQDKIYLRGAALQCRITTEDPANGFRPDTGMISAYRSPGGSGIRLDGGTAFSGTEISAHFDSLLVKLTCRGRDFKTAVGRARRAVAEFRIRGVSTNIPFLQAVLDDPDFREGRVTTSFIEERPHLLTARHSADRGTRLLTYLADQTVNRPHGERPRTLDATAKLPKLPADVTPPDGSKQKLTELGPAGFARWLRQSPMLGVTDTTFRDAHQSLLATRVRTKDLLAVAPVVAATVPQLLSLECWGGATYDVALRFLAEDPWERLEQLRKAVPNICLQMLLRGRNTVGYTPYPTEVTHAFVEEAAATGIDIFRIFDALNDVEQMRPAIEAVRETGTAVAEVALCYTSDLSDPHENLYTLDYYLKLAEQIVGAGAHILAIKDMAGLLRAPAAAKLVTALRKEFDLPVHIHTHDTAGGQLATYLAAIQAGADAVDGAVSSMAGTTSQPSLGSIVAATDHSDRTTGLDLQAIGDLEPYWESVRKIYAPFEAGLASPTGRVYHHEIPGGQLSNLRTQAIALGLGDRFEDIEAMYAAADKILGHLVKVTPSSKVVGDLALHLVGAGVSPADFEAEPNKFDIPDSVIGFLRGELGDPPGGWPEPFRTKALEGRSAAKPVAELSEEDRKDLTDNRRAALNRLLFPGPTKEFEAHREAYGDTSVLSSKDFFYGLRPGEEYAVDLEPGVRLLIELEAIGEADERGVRTVMSTLNGQLRPIQIRDRSIASDVPATEKAEKGNPKQIAAPFAGVVTLQVAEGDQIEAGATVATIEAMKMEASITASAAGKVGRLAITSVQQVEGGDLLIVLE is encoded by the coding sequence ATGTTCCGCAAGGTGCTGGTGGCCAACCGCGGTGAGATCGCGATCCGAGCGTTCCGCGCAGGCTACGAACTGGGGGCGGGCACGGTTGCCGTGTTCCCGCACGAAGACCGCAACTCGCTCCATCGGCTGAAGGCCGACGAGGCCTACGAGATCGGGGAGCCCGGCCACCCGGTGCGCGCCTATCTCTCCGTCGAGGAGATCGTCAAGGCCGCCAAGAAGGCGGGTGCCGACGCGGTCTACCCGGGTTACGGCTTCCTGTCGGAGAATCCGGACCTGGCGCTCGCCTGTGAGCAGGCGGGGATCACTTTCGTCGGCCCGAGCGCCGAAATCCTCGAGCTCACGGGCAACAAGGCGCGCGCCGTGAAGGCCGCGCGCGAGGCTGGCGTGCCGGTGCTGGGTTCGTCGGAGCCCTCCAGCGACGTCGACGCCCTGGTGGCCGCGGCCGACGACCTCGGTTTCCCGGTGTTCGTCAAAGCCGTCGCCGGCGGCGGTGGCCGCGGCATGCGGCGCGTCGAGGACCCGGCGATGCTGCGCGAGTCCATCGAAGCCGCGGCCCGCGAGGCCGAGTCGGCCTTCGGTGACCCGACGGTGTTCCTCGAGAAGGCCGTGGTCGACCCGCGGCACATCGAGGTGCAGATCCTCGCCGACGGCGAGGGCAACGTCATCCACCTCTACGAGCGCGATTGCTCCGTGCAGCGCCGCCACCAGAAGGTGGTCGAGCTCGCGCCCGCGCCGAACCTCGACCCCGAGCTGCGCGACCGCATCTGCGCCGACGCCGTGCGCTTCGCGCGCAAGATCGGCTACCGCAACGCCGGCACCGTCGAGTTCCTGCTCGACCGCCAGGGCAACCACGTGTTCATCGAGATGAACCCGCGGATCCAGGTCGAGCACACGGTGACCGAGGAGGTCACCGACGTCGACCTCGTGCAGTCCCAGCTGCGCATCGCCTCCGGCGAGACGCTGGCCGACCTCGGCCTCTCGCAGGACAAGATCTACCTGCGCGGCGCCGCGCTGCAGTGCCGCATCACCACGGAAGACCCGGCCAACGGCTTCCGCCCCGACACCGGCATGATCAGCGCCTACCGCTCCCCGGGCGGCTCCGGCATCCGGCTCGACGGCGGCACCGCGTTCTCCGGCACGGAGATCAGCGCCCACTTCGACTCGCTGCTCGTGAAGCTCACCTGCCGTGGCCGCGACTTCAAGACCGCCGTGGGCCGCGCCCGCCGCGCGGTCGCGGAGTTCCGCATCCGCGGTGTCTCCACGAACATTCCGTTCCTGCAGGCGGTGCTCGACGACCCGGACTTTCGCGAAGGCCGCGTCACCACGTCGTTCATCGAGGAACGCCCGCACCTGCTCACCGCCCGCCACTCGGCGGACCGCGGCACGCGCCTGCTCACCTACCTGGCCGACCAGACGGTGAACCGCCCCCACGGCGAGCGCCCGCGCACCCTCGACGCGACGGCGAAGCTGCCGAAGCTGCCCGCCGACGTGACACCGCCGGACGGCTCGAAGCAGAAGCTCACCGAGCTGGGCCCGGCCGGCTTCGCCCGCTGGCTGCGGCAGTCGCCGATGCTCGGCGTCACCGACACGACATTCCGCGACGCCCACCAGTCGCTGCTCGCCACGCGCGTGCGCACGAAGGATCTGCTGGCCGTAGCCCCGGTCGTCGCCGCGACCGTGCCACAGCTGCTGTCCCTCGAGTGCTGGGGCGGCGCCACCTACGACGTCGCTCTGCGCTTCCTGGCCGAGGATCCGTGGGAACGCCTCGAGCAGCTGCGCAAGGCCGTGCCCAACATCTGCCTGCAGATGCTGCTGCGCGGCCGCAACACCGTGGGCTACACGCCGTATCCCACCGAGGTGACGCACGCCTTCGTCGAGGAGGCGGCCGCCACCGGCATCGACATCTTCCGCATCTTCGACGCCCTCAACGACGTCGAGCAGATGCGGCCGGCCATCGAAGCCGTGCGCGAAACGGGTACCGCCGTCGCCGAAGTGGCGCTCTGCTACACCTCCGATCTCTCTGATCCCCACGAAAACCTCTACACGCTCGACTACTACCTCAAGCTGGCCGAGCAGATCGTGGGCGCCGGGGCGCACATCCTGGCCATCAAGGACATGGCTGGCCTGCTCCGCGCACCAGCCGCCGCGAAGCTCGTGACGGCGCTGCGCAAGGAGTTCGACCTCCCCGTGCACATCCACACGCACGACACGGCGGGCGGCCAGCTGGCCACCTACCTCGCCGCGATCCAGGCGGGCGCGGACGCGGTCGACGGCGCCGTGTCATCCATGGCCGGCACCACCTCGCAGCCGTCGCTCGGCTCGATCGTCGCGGCGACCGACCACTCCGACCGCACCACGGGCCTCGACCTGCAGGCGATCGGCGACCTCGAGCCCTACTGGGAGAGCGTGCGCAAGATCTACGCGCCGTTCGAGGCCGGCCTCGCGTCGCCCACGGGGCGCGTGTACCACCACGAAATCCCGGGCGGCCAGCTCTCGAACCTGCGCACGCAGGCCATCGCGCTGGGCCTCGGCGACCGCTTCGAGGACATCGAGGCCATGTACGCCGCGGCCGACAAGATCCTCGGCCACCTCGTGAAGGTCACGCCTTCGTCCAAGGTGGTCGGCGACCTCGCGCTGCACCTCGTGGGCGCCGGCGTCTCACCCGCGGACTTCGAGGCCGAGCCCAACAAGTTCGACATCCCGGACTCCGTGATCGGCTTCCTGCGCGGCGAGCTCGGCGACCCGCCGGGCGGCTGGCCGGAGCCGTTCCGCACCAAGGCTCTGGAGGGCCGTTCGGCGGCCAAGCCCGTGGCGGAACTGTCCGAAGAGGACCGCAAGGATCTCACCGACAACCGGCGCGCGGCCCTGAACCGGCTGCTGTTCCCCGGCCCGACTAAGGAGTTCGAAGCCCACCGCGAGGCCTACGGCGACACGAGTGTGCTGTCCAGCAAGGACTTCTTCTACGGTCTGCGCCCGGGTGAGGAGTACGCGGTCGACCTGGAGCCCGGCGTCCGGCTGCTCATCGAGCTCGAAGCCATCGGTGAGGCCGACGAGCGCGGTGTGCGCACGGTGATGTCGACGCTCAACGGCCAGCTCCGGCCGATCCAGATCCGCGACCGTTCCATCGCCTCGGACGTCCCCGCGACCGAAAAGGCCGAGAAGGGCAACCCGAAGCAGATCGCGGCTCCCTTCGCCGGTGTGGTGACGCTGCAGGTGGCGGAAGGCGATCAGATCGAGGCCGGCGCGACCGTGGCGACGATCGAGGCGATGAAGATGGAAGCTTCGATCACCGCGTCGGCGGCGGGCAAGGTCGGTCGGTTGGCGATCACCTCCGTTCAGCAGGTCGAGGGCGGGGACCTCCTCATCGTGCTCGAGTAG
- a CDS encoding LLM class flavin-dependent oxidoreductase has protein sequence MSSLPDVPLSVLDLSPVSDGHGVGEALRNTIDLARHAERLGYRRYWLAEHHNMPGIASSATVVLIGTVADATESIRVGSGGIMLPNHAPLVVAEQFGTLEALHPNRIDLGVGRAPGTDQRTALALRGPGGLSAENFPEQLMELLEYFESDPARGVNAVTAEGNKPPLWLLGSSGFSAQLAGRLGVPFSFAHHFAAENTLPAVQLYRENFRPSETLAEPYVMLGVSVVAAETDERAQFLAGPSGLTFLSLRRGRPIALPTPEEAAEYPYTEMDRAFLADRFGSSIIGSPETVRKGLDQLLADTGADELMVTTMVHGHQDRLRSYEIMADLKN, from the coding sequence GTGAGTTCTCTGCCTGACGTCCCGCTGTCCGTGCTCGACCTCTCCCCCGTCTCGGACGGGCACGGGGTCGGCGAAGCGCTGCGCAACACCATCGACCTAGCCCGGCACGCCGAGCGGCTGGGGTACCGCCGCTACTGGCTCGCCGAGCACCACAACATGCCGGGCATCGCCAGCTCGGCCACGGTGGTGCTGATCGGGACCGTCGCCGACGCCACGGAGTCGATCCGGGTGGGGTCGGGCGGCATCATGCTGCCCAACCACGCGCCGCTCGTGGTGGCCGAGCAGTTCGGCACGCTGGAGGCGCTGCACCCGAACCGCATCGACCTCGGCGTCGGGCGCGCGCCCGGCACCGACCAGCGCACGGCGCTCGCGCTGCGCGGCCCCGGCGGGCTGTCCGCCGAGAACTTCCCCGAGCAGCTGATGGAGCTGCTCGAGTACTTCGAGAGCGACCCGGCGCGCGGCGTCAACGCCGTGACCGCCGAGGGCAACAAGCCGCCGCTGTGGCTGCTGGGCTCGTCCGGCTTCAGCGCGCAGCTGGCCGGCCGCCTCGGTGTGCCCTTCTCCTTCGCGCACCACTTCGCCGCCGAGAACACGCTGCCGGCTGTGCAGCTCTACCGGGAGAACTTCCGCCCGTCCGAGACTCTGGCCGAGCCGTACGTGATGCTCGGCGTGTCAGTGGTCGCCGCGGAGACCGACGAGCGCGCGCAGTTCCTGGCCGGCCCCAGCGGGCTGACGTTCCTCAGCCTTCGCCGCGGCCGCCCCATCGCGCTGCCGACGCCCGAAGAAGCCGCCGAGTACCCGTACACGGAGATGGACCGCGCGTTCCTCGCCGACCGGTTCGGCTCGAGCATCATCGGCTCGCCCGAGACCGTCCGAAAGGGACTCGACCAGCTCCTCGCCGACACGGGCGCCGACGAGCTCATGGTCACCACCATGGTCCACGGGCACCAAGACCGCCTGCGCTCCTACGAGATCATGGCGGACCTCAAGAACTGA
- a CDS encoding arginase family protein, producing the protein MLINAVPQWQGAIGPRARGLVEGCLALSELAGHVLGLPVHHIHQDPETSDAVSGVANRAVLTGTNRGAQLAALEAPGGPVLTIGGDCGVELVPIGVARYRYGPALGVAWFDAHPDLNTASSSPSGAFHGMVLRSLLGEGDEQFAASPAVEAGRVALFGTRAFDAPEEEAIGRGLAVRTDNAVATLRESGGEQVYLHLDLDVLDPASFGGVNYPEPGGLTVSELVRAIDALSEMDVIGAGITECVGIELEILEPVIAAVGRVLLQD; encoded by the coding sequence ATGCTGATCAACGCGGTGCCGCAGTGGCAGGGCGCGATCGGCCCCCGGGCACGGGGACTGGTCGAGGGCTGCCTCGCGCTTTCCGAGCTGGCCGGGCACGTCCTCGGCCTGCCGGTGCACCACATCCACCAGGACCCCGAAACCTCCGACGCGGTGTCGGGCGTCGCCAACCGGGCCGTGCTCACGGGCACGAACCGAGGGGCGCAACTTGCCGCGCTCGAAGCACCTGGCGGCCCGGTCCTGACGATCGGCGGCGACTGCGGAGTCGAGCTCGTGCCGATCGGCGTCGCGCGGTACCGCTACGGCCCGGCGCTCGGCGTCGCCTGGTTCGACGCGCACCCCGATCTGAACACGGCCTCGTCGTCGCCGTCGGGCGCGTTCCACGGCATGGTGCTGCGGTCGCTGCTCGGCGAAGGCGACGAGCAGTTCGCGGCGAGCCCGGCTGTCGAAGCCGGCCGGGTGGCCTTGTTCGGCACGCGGGCTTTCGACGCCCCGGAGGAAGAGGCCATCGGCCGAGGTTTGGCTGTACGCACCGACAATGCCGTCGCGACGCTGCGTGAGTCCGGCGGTGAGCAGGTGTACTTGCACCTCGACCTCGACGTCCTGGACCCGGCGTCCTTCGGTGGCGTCAACTACCCGGAGCCCGGTGGGCTGACGGTCAGCGAGCTTGTCCGGGCGATCGATGCACTGTCCGAAATGGACGTCATCGGCGCGGGGATCACGGAGTGCGTGGGCATAGAGCTCGAGATCCTCGAGCCTGTGATCGCCGCGGTGGGGAGGGTGCTGCTGCAGGACTGA
- a CDS encoding GntR family transcriptional regulator: MPLRVTVDANNGVAPWRQVHDQIVRAIGTGALPVDARLPPIRQLARDLGLASGTIARVYRELEAAGWVTTARAKGTVVTSSTERPDRASLLRDAAAEYAQRVRELGVDPEEAVDAARAALSDVPQDQQ; encoded by the coding sequence ATGCCGTTGCGAGTGACCGTCGACGCCAACAACGGCGTCGCGCCGTGGCGCCAGGTCCACGACCAGATCGTCCGCGCGATCGGCACCGGCGCGCTGCCGGTCGACGCCCGGCTGCCGCCGATCCGCCAGCTCGCCCGAGACCTCGGGCTCGCCTCCGGCACGATCGCCCGCGTCTACCGCGAACTCGAGGCCGCCGGCTGGGTGACCACGGCTCGCGCCAAGGGAACAGTCGTCACCAGCTCGACCGAGCGGCCGGACCGCGCCTCACTACTGCGCGATGCTGCCGCCGAGTACGCCCAGCGCGTCCGGGAGCTGGGTGTCGATCCTGAGGAAGCCGTCGACGCCGCGCGGGCAGCCCTGAGCGACGTTCCGCAGGACCAACAATGA